Genomic DNA from Mycobacteroides chelonae CCUG 47445:
TGGGGTCGATGTCGCTACCGGGACCGATGGTTTCCGGATCCAGATACGGTTCGTTGAGCTTCTTGCCGTCGACCGTCAGGCCCGTATCCCAGCGGCATTGCACGGTCTGCCCGCCGGTGGCGATGACACGTTTCACCAGATCGTTCTCATCCGGCGGTACCACGCCGATGAACGACAGCGCGTTCTGCAGGTACCGGACGGCGGTGTTGTCCGACCGGATCGATCGGTAGTTGCCGTTCCACTCGGGCGGGCCTTTGAACACCACAACGTCGCCGGGCTCCGGATCGGTGAACCGGAACACCACCTTGTCGACCATGATCCGGTCACCGGTGCAACCACGGCAGCCGTGCAAGGTCGGCTCCATCGACTCCGACGGAATGAGATACGGCCGGGCGATGAAATTCTGTGTGATGCAGTACAGGACCAGAGCGATCAGCAGGAGGACGCCGACCTCTTTGAGCATGCCGGAGCCGCTGTCTTCGTCGTTCGACGATGCTGCGGATGATGCCTCAGCGGCTGGTTCGGTTTCGGGAGCGTCGGCAGTAGTCTGCGCGGACGTTTCAGACGGCCCTGATTCCCCGGACACCGGTGCTGTCACGAAAGCGCCGACTCGGTCAGCGCTTCTCCTTGATCTTGGCCTTCTTGCCGCGCAGCTCACGCAGGTAGTACAGCTTCGCGCGACGGACCGCACCACGGGTGACGATCTCGATGTGGTCGATGTTCGGCGAGTGCACCGGGAAGGTGCGCTCGACGCCGACGCCGTAGCTTTCCTTGCGGACCGTGAAGGTGGCACTCACGCCACCACCGGAGCGACGCAGCACGGCACCCTTGAAGACCTGGATGCGCTCCTTGGAGCCCTCGATCACCTTGACGTGCACGTTGACGGTGTCACCGGGGCGGAAGTCGGGCACATCCTGGCGCAGCGACGCCTGGTCGACAAAGTCCAGCGTGTTCATCGGTGTACTTCCCTCTTGGTCTCTCGACTCAATCGCGCGGCCGGGTCGCATACGGGGTATGCACCTGCGCCGATCAGTAGTTGCGTAGTTCTGTCTGACTTGTGGCCAAGCGGCAGCAGACAGCTACCCGATTGTGCCAGACAGGGGCCCTTTCAGTGAAATCGCCCACCCGAGCACCCCTTGGGCAGCGGCTATCCAGACAGTACCGGTAAGCTACCGTGACCGGAACACCTGTCACATAGGTAACAATTCAGAGTCCGACCGCAGAGGGGGTCTAGGTTATGCGCGGCCATCACCTGTTTGCGGGCTTAACGCTCACTGCAGTGACCGCCCTGACCTCTGGATGTGTGGCATCGGTGCGCAGCGACCCGGCTACCCCGGTGCTGGCAGTTGTCAGTGCCCCCGCCGAGCCTGCGCCGGTCTTCGAGGTGGAAAGCCCCCCATCCTTCGAGACCCTGCCCGAGCGCACCATCGCAGCAACCACCCAGGCCAAGAGTGCCGGCGCCGTACTCACCGCGGTCATCAAGGACCGCGCCTCCGGTGCCGTGGTCTCCAACGGCAACAACAGCACCATTGCCATCGCCTCGGTGGCCAAGCTGTTCATCGCCGACGACCTGCTGATGCGGGAATCGACCGGCGACGTCACCCTGACTCCCGCAGATCGCGCCTCTTTCGACCGGATGCTGCAGTCCTCCGATGACAGCGCAGCCGAGATCTTCTGGCAGCGCGGGGGCGGAAACTCGATCATCACCCGGGTCGCCGCGCGATACGGGCTGCCCTCCACCACCGTGCCCTCCGACGGGATGTGGTGGAACACCATCAGCACTGCCAACGACCTGGTGCAGTACTACGACATGCTGCTTTCCGGCACCGGTGGCCTGCCGCCCGAGCGCGCGAACATCATCGTCGACGACTTGGCCCGTTCGACGCCCAACGGCATCGACGGCTACCCCCAGCGTTTCGGAATCCCGGACGGAATCCCCGGCGAGCCCGTCGCGGTGAAGCAGGGCTGGATGTGCTGTGTCGGGTCGGCGTGGATGCATCTGTCGACCGGCGTGGTCGGTCCCGACCGTCGATTCATCGTGGTGGTGTCGTCCCTGCAGACCGCCAACGACGTGACGGCGCGCAACACGCTAACTCAGGCCGTCTCCACCATGTTCCCCGGTGGACGAATCGAAGCCGAGTAGATCCGGGCGACGCTGCGCCGTCCGCTGACGCGACTGCTCGGCCCGCCAGGCCGCAATCTTGGCGTGATCACCTGAGAGCAACACCGGCGGCACATCGATCCCCCGCCAACTCGGCGGTCTGGTGTAGGACGGCCCTTCCAAGAGCCCGTCGGAGTGTGAGTCTTCTTGCGCGGAAAGCGCATTGCCCAGCACCCCGGGAATCAGCCGCAGTACCGCCTCGATGATTACCAACGCGGCGACCTCGCCGCCATTGAGCACGTAATCGCCGATCGATACTTCGCGCACCCGCATCCGGGTCGCAGCGTCATCGGCAACTCGCTGGTCGATTCCCTCGTAGCGTCCACACGCGATCACCAGATGGTCTTCGGTGGCCCATTGGCGGGCACTCTCCTGTGTGAAGGGGTATCCGGCGGGCGTTGGCACCAGCAGAAGCGTTTCCGGCGTGCAGATCTCGTCCAGGGCATCACCCCAGACCGTTGGCTTCATCACCATGCCGGGACCACCGCCGTAGGGCGAATCATCGACCGACTTGTGCACGTCGTGCGTCCAGCGCCGCAGATCATGCACCGCGACATCGACAAGCCCGGCCTCGATAGCCTTGCCCGGCAGAGACTGCCGCACCGGCTGCAGATAGTCCGGGAAGATCGTGACGACGTCTATTTTCATGCCGGAATGCTCACGACAGGTCCAACAGACCTTCGGGGGGATCTATCTCGATTGCCTTGTCTGCCAAGGAGATCGATGTGACGATCGCGGAGACAAACGGCACCAGAATCTCGCCGCGCTGGTCCCTGTTGTGAGGTTTCACCGAAAGCAGCTCGCCGCCCGGAGTGTGCAGCACCTCGGAAACGGTTCCGACCATCGCACCCTCCCGGGTCCGCACCGCAAGTCCTTCGAGCTGATGATCGTAGAACTCGTCCGGATCTTGAAGGGGAGGAAGCTCGCCGGCCTCAACCGTGAAAAGGGTGCCACGCAAAGCGTCTGCCGCGTCACGGTCGGCCACTCCGGAAAGTCTGATCAGCAGCCTTCCGGTGTGCTCACGCACCGATTCGACGGTGAATTCACGATTACCGCCGCCCCGAGGCAGCCGCCCAGTCAGCACCGAGCCGACGGCAAAACGCTCGTCTGGATCGTCGGTGCGGATTTCGACCGACAACTCGCCGGTGACGCCGTGCGCCTTGGCGATACGCCCGACCACAAGCTC
This window encodes:
- the lepB gene encoding signal peptidase I codes for the protein MTAPVSGESGPSETSAQTTADAPETEPAAEASSAASSNDEDSGSGMLKEVGVLLLIALVLYCITQNFIARPYLIPSESMEPTLHGCRGCTGDRIMVDKVVFRFTDPEPGDVVVFKGPPEWNGNYRSIRSDNTAVRYLQNALSFIGVVPPDENDLVKRVIATGGQTVQCRWDTGLTVDGKKLNEPYLDPETIGPGSDIDPTNACWSFQFGPVKVPEGKLWMMGDNRTHSGDSRAHCQSLERDAGPAMDERQRVYCTGDPNIGTVPVDNVIGKARFIAWPPGRWGGVASVNPQT
- the rimM gene encoding ribosome maturation factor RimM (Essential for efficient processing of 16S rRNA); this encodes MELVVGRIAKAHGVTGELSVEIRTDDPDERFAVGSVLTGRLPRGGGNREFTVESVREHTGRLLIRLSGVADRDAADALRGTLFTVEAGELPPLQDPDEFYDHQLEGLAVRTREGAMVGTVSEVLHTPGGELLSVKPHNRDQRGEILVPFVSAIVTSISLADKAIEIDPPEGLLDLS
- the rplS gene encoding 50S ribosomal protein L19, whose protein sequence is MNTLDFVDQASLRQDVPDFRPGDTVNVHVKVIEGSKERIQVFKGAVLRRSGGGVSATFTVRKESYGVGVERTFPVHSPNIDHIEIVTRGAVRRAKLYYLRELRGKKAKIKEKR
- the trmD gene encoding tRNA (guanosine(37)-N1)-methyltransferase TrmD codes for the protein MKIDVVTIFPDYLQPVRQSLPGKAIEAGLVDVAVHDLRRWTHDVHKSVDDSPYGGGPGMVMKPTVWGDALDEICTPETLLLVPTPAGYPFTQESARQWATEDHLVIACGRYEGIDQRVADDAATRMRVREVSIGDYVLNGGEVAALVIIEAVLRLIPGVLGNALSAQEDSHSDGLLEGPSYTRPPSWRGIDVPPVLLSGDHAKIAAWRAEQSRQRTAQRRPDLLGFDSSTGEHGGDGLS